Below is a genomic region from Brassica rapa cultivar Chiifu-401-42 chromosome A08, CAAS_Brap_v3.01, whole genome shotgun sequence.
CAAGCCTCTTCTCACCTAACCCATCTTCCTCCCCTGAATAATAGCGTAGAACCCGTCTATAGATTATGTACCCAAGCTGCCAAAAAATGAAGAACACATGAAAACATGTGCAAGTCCCTCGTATGAAAAGTTATAAATTATCCTTTCCTACACACTGTCATCAACACTACGAGATATCTGAGCTTGAAATTAATTTCATGAGAACTAATAGTTTACCTTCTCATACATCTTGATGGCTGGTGTGTTAGAAGCTCTCACGAAAAGATCCACAAAGTAGGCCTTATCACTGTGATCAATACATAACCAGGAGTATAGTGGTCATTGAGAAAACCAGAACAAAAGGCATAGAGTTAAAATGAACAACAACTCAAAGAGTTCTCTTCCTTTCAAATGATCTAAATCTCGAGTTTCACAAAAATAAGTGGTCTACTTTGAAAACTAATATATCAGTAATATACTAAGGTTTTCATCTTCTATTCAATCATAACAATCTAAATAAAAGAGAACACTAGAACTGGGAGGTGcttttgttttagttaatgACTTACATCTTATCACTGACATCTTCGAGAAGGTTCATCAGTTTTTTTGCGAGCTGCTGCCTGCGATATTCTGGAGAGACAGTGACGGCTGTCACATGACCATGCCATGATTCACCCTGCCCTTCTACTTTACCCATTACTGAAACCATACTAGAATATATTAGACACTTGACATTTAGAACGAATACAGACTGCGCAAAagagatacaaaaaaaattcaactgaAGAAGTTTTACATATATCCAGTCAAGTAACAGGGCACCAAAATAACAGAACATCGCAAAGATTCAGGACAATATTACAGGATGTTTTGTACTTTCAAGAGAGAAACAGATGAAGCCTCAAAAAAATTCACATCAAAAGGAAGATAGACTTACTATAGCCCATGACACGATTGCCAGGAGCTTCAGCAACATGAAAATAGTCGGGCCATCTCGCTGTTGGGATAAACTTGACAGAAACTTGAGAGAGAAGCAATCCTGATCCTAAAGAGATAATGATGAAGTGAAGAGATAATGATGAGTTTGAGATATATTCACTTATGAGAATAATTATAGGATTAGGATTGTAAACATCTATATATAACGATGTCGAGAGAGATATGAGTAAAGAGAGTGATTTTGTGATTGTGAGAAGCTTAAGTTTTTGAGCTAGTTTTCTTAAGCAATAAAGAGAGAGTTCTTGTGATTTCATTCTTAAAGCTTTGCGAcaatatttggtatcagagccatggGAGATCTCGTGGTCGCGAAGCCGAAAGAAGGAGGATCATCCTCAATTAAGTGTCCTATTCTTACAACAACCAACTACACCGTGTGGGCCATGAAGATGAAACTTTTACTCAAGGTGCATAAGGTTTGGGAGGTTGTCGAGACCGAAGTAGCTGACGATGAGAAGAGTAATATGGCTATGGCTCTTATATTTCAATCCATACCTGAGGCGCTGATATTACAGGTAGGGGAGTTGCCAACGGCCAAGAAGATGTGGGACGCGATTCAGACTAGGCATGTAGGAGCTGAACGAGTTAAGGAGGCGCGTCTACAAACCTTAATGGCAGACTTCGATCGCTTGAGGATGAAGGATACCGAGACAATAGATGAATTTGTTGGGAAGCTGTCTGAGTTATCATCAAAGTCATTAGCACTAGGAGAGGAAATTGAAGAATCAAAGCTCGTCAAAAAGTTTCTCAAGTGCCTACCTCGCAAGAAGTAtatacacattgtggcttctctgGAACAAGTTCTGGACCTCAAAACCACAAGCTTCGAGGACATCATAGGACGTCTAAAGGCTTACGAAGAACGTGtgcatgaagaagaagaagagaatcaaGAGGACCAGAGTAAACTAATGTACGCAAACTCAGAAGGACAGCAACAGAGTCGCGACTTCAATAACAATTATAGAGGCAGAGGACGTGGAGGACGGTTTTATAACAGAGGACGAGGTCGTGGTCGGTTCAATGGACAAAGAGACGCATCAAGGCTCACATGTTTTCGCTGTGACAAAACAGGACATGTTGCATACGATTGTCCAGACCGCTTACTTAAGCTGCAAGAGACGGTACAAGAAACTGATAATACTTCAACTCAGGAGGCAGATGAATTGATGATACATGAGATAGTGTACTTAAACGAAGAGAAGATTGTTCCTAGTAACTACGAAGTAAGAGAAGGTGATGATGATATTTGGTATCTCGACAATGGGGCGAGTAACCATATGAGTGGAGATCGAAGATACTTCTCTACTATTGATGACTCTGTTGCTGGGAAAGTCAGATTTGGTGATGACTCAAGGATTGACATCAAAGGGAAAGGATCAATAGAGTTTGTAGACAGAAACGGTGATCCAAGAAGGTTGAGTGACGTTTATTTTATTCCTGATCTTAAAAGCAACATAATCAGCCTTGGACAAGCGACTGAAGCAGGATGTGACGTAAGAATGAAAGGAGAGCAGCTCATAATGCACGATAAAGACGGAAAGCTAATTGTCAAGGCCGTAAGATCGAAAAACAGACTTTATAAGGTCCGTATGAAGGTAAAGGAAGACGTGTCATTTCTGTCCACGACAACGACTGAATCTACCAAGTGGCATGCTAGGTTGGGTCATGTGAACCTGGAAACAATGAAAGCGATGATACAGCGAGACCTGGTTATAGGAATGCCAAAGATTAAAGTTGAAAAGAAGGTGTGTGGCTCATGCTTGCTGGAGAAGCAAGCTCGTCATGTGTTCCCTAAGGCCACTGCATACAGGGCTACTCAGAGACTGGAGTTAATTCACGGTGACCTATGTGGACCGATCAATCCGAGTACAAGTGCAGGAAACCGATATGTGTTTGTACTTATAGACGATTTCAGCAGGTACATGTGGACGTTGTTGATGAAAGAAAAGGGAGAAGCGTTTACTAAGTTCAAACACTTCAAAAATATAGTGGAGCAGGAGACAAAGGAGCAGATTCAAACATTCAGGACAGACAGGGGAGGTGAATTCGTTTCTTCAGAGTTCAATACGTTCTGTAATGAGTCAGGGATTAAACGTCATCTCACTGCTCCGTACACTCCTCAGCAGAACGGGGTGGTGGAGAGACGTAACCGCACCCTGATGGAGATGGCCAGAAGTATTCTGAAGCACATGTCTGTTCCAAATTTCCTCTGGGGAGAAGCTATCAGACACTGCACCTATCTACTCAACAGAATAGCTACGAGGACACTTAATGATCAAACACCATATGAGCTCTATCGTGGAAAGAAGCCTAATATCAGCCACCTCAGAGTTTTCGGATGTATTGGGTACGCAAAAGTTGACTCAAAACATCTTAAGAAACTGGATGATAGGTCGCGCATGCTGGTTCACCTTGGCACAGAACCAGGGTCTAAAGCATACCGCTTACTTGATGCTGGAACTAAGAAGATAGTGGTGAGCCGTGATGTGGTCTTTGATGAGACAAAGGGATGGAATTGGAGATTAGATGAAGCAGAGAAGAACAGAGTCGGGGAATTTGAGATAACAATTGGAAGTTTTGGCAATCATGGGATTCGTGATGCAGAGCAAAGAATCAAAGGAGGAGATAACGTCAACACTACTGCGGATAATGAAACTGTTGTGATAGATGAACAAGAAGCTGAGAGTGATGATAATGAAACAGAGGAACAAGAAGAGCAAATGCAACTAAGAAGATCACAACGACAAGCATCAAAGCCTCGATACCTTGATGACTACGTTTTGTTCGCAGAAGAAGCAGGAGAAATATTGTTGATGAGTGTAAACAACGAGCCATACAGCTTTGAAGAAGCAAAAGGAAGCAAAGAATGGATACGAGCATGCAAAGAAGAGATAAAGTCTATTACCAAACTCGAGTGCTGGACCCTCGCTGATCTACCACAAGGCGTAAAACCCATAGGGTTGAAGTGGGTTTTCAAACTGAAAAGGAACTCCGACGGAAGCATTAATAAGTATAAGGCCCGTCTAGTCGCCAAGGGTTATGTTCAGCAATATGGGGTTGACTACGACGAGGTTTTCGCTCCGGTTGCGAGGATAGAGACAATACGGTTACTAATCAGTCTTGCTGCTTCACATGGTTGGGAAATACATCATTTAGATGTTAAGACTGCATTTTTACATGGTGACTTAAAGGAGATCGTGTATGTTACACAACCTGAGGGCTTTGAGATAGAAGGATATGAGGGCAAGGTATACAAATTGAACAAGGCTTTGTATGGTTTAAAACAAGCACCGAGGGCGTGGAATGATAAGCTGAACAAGATATTGTTAGAGTTGAAGTTTATAAGATGCTTAAAGGAACCTTCTGTCTATCACAAAAGGGTGAAAGGAGATCTTCTTGTGGTTGCGGTATACGTAGACGACTTGTTCGTTACTGGAACAAACATGAGAGTAATTACTGACTTCAAGAAGGAGATGGCAAATACATTTGAGATGAGCGATTTGGGAAAACTGTCTTATTACTTGGGAATTGAAGTGTGTCAACATGACAAGGGAATAACATTGAACCAAAACCGATATGCCTTGAAGATCCTCGAGGAGACTGGTATGAAAGACAGTAATCCCGTACAGATTCCTATGGACGCTGGTCTCAAGTTAGAGAAATCtgagaaggagaaagagatTGAAGCAACCAGTTACAGAAAGACAGTCGGATGCTTCAGATACCTACTCCACACGAGACCTGACTTGGCTTATTGTGTTGGTGTTTTGAGCAGGTACATGCAAAGTCCTAGAGAGTCTCATGGAGTGGCGTTGAAACAATGCCTCAGATACTTACGTGGGAGCATGTCCTACGGCTTAACGTTCGAACGCTCTGAGTCTCACGCCAGCAAGCTCATAGGCTACAGCGACAGTAGCTATAACGTGGACCCTGACGACGGAAGGAGTACAACAGGACACATCGTTTATCTGGGGAAGAGCCCCATCACTTGGTGTTCTCAGAAACAAGAGACTGTGGCTCTTTCTTCCTGCGAAGCCGAGTTCATGGCGGGGACTAAAGCTGCGAGACAGGCAATTTGGCTTCAGGACTTGCTGGCAGAGATCATGGGCGTTGCAGGAGAGAAAGTTGTGATTCGCATCGATAACCAATCAGCCATAGCACTCACAAGAAACCCGGTGTTTCATGGTCGAAGCAAGCACATACACACACGATATCATTTCATCAGGGAGTGTGTTGAGAAAGGGTTAATCATGGTTGAACATGTTCCTGGCAGCGAGCAAAAGGCAGACATCCTGACGAAGGCTCTTGCAAGGATCAAGTACAAAGAGATGAGGGAGCTCATTGGAGTTCATGAAGTGAAGAAAGAAGTTTTCAAGTTTAGAGAGGAGAATGTTGGGATAAACTTGACAGAAACTTGAGAGAGAAGCAATCCTGATCCTAAAGAGATAATGATGAAGTGAAGAGATAATGATGAGTTTGAGATATATTCACTTATGAGAATAATTATAGGATTAGGATTGTAAACATCTATATATAAAGATGTCGAGAGAGATATGAGTAAAGAGAGTGATTTTGTGATTGTGAGAAGCTTAAGTTTTTGAGCTAGTTTTCTTAAGCAATAAAGAGAGAGTTCTTGTGATTTCATTCTTAAAGCTTTGCGACAATACTCGCCAAGTAGGTCATGTAGAAGGACATATTGAACTGTTCCAATTTAAGAAACTAATCAACCAGTGACTACAAAGAATAAGAGAAGAAAGAATAATTGATAACTGTTTCAGTGAGGTGGTCTAGATTCACGGAGGTAAACCGGAGAAGGTCGTTGCAGCTGAATCTACGAATCGTCGTCATCTTCCTTTCGCATGCTTCcctggaagaagaagaagtacgAAACCATTAACAGGTAGCTTTTTTAAATGGGCCAGTTAGAAATCGATCTAAGCCCATTTACATTCGGGCTTAAGACAACGATTACgtcatatataatttgttatttgaatgtaaaaactatttaattatCATCCATCACCAATCAATCTCCCGATAGAACCCAATCGTCGGACTCGGCGGCGATTCGATTCGATTGGATTGAAGAAAGCTTCCGATGGATCTGCTGAGGCAAGAGATTCTGAAGAAAAGGCAGAGTCTCTCCGAGGAATCCGGTGGAAAGAAGTTCTACAAGCGATCCGAGATCGAGCAGAAGAAACTCCAGAAGCTTCGCGAGGAAGAGCGACGCGAGCATGAGCTCAAGGCCCAGCGTAGAGCCGCCGCCGCAGCAGCTGATAACGGTGGAAAATCATCTATCGATTCATCTGCTCCTGGCTCTTCTACAGCTTCTGCATCTACCAAATCCTCCGCATCGGAGTCAGCTGCCATCGCTGATTCCAAATCCCTAACCGACGAGAAGAACATCGAAACCCTAACTCTCCCGAGGCAAGAAGTGATTCGACGACTGAGAATCCTCAAGCAGCCGGTGACTCTCTTCGGGGAGGACGATCAGGCGCGCCTCGATCGACTCAAGTACGTGCTGAAGGAAGGGCTGTTCGAGGTCGACAGCGACGTGACCGACGGGCAGACGAATGATTTCCTGCGTGACATCTCTGAGCTGAAGAAGAGGCAGAAGAGTGGTATCATGGGGGATAGGAAGAGGAAAGGTAGAGatgagagagggagagaggaaGGCGACAGAGGGGAGACTAGGGATGGTGAGCTTAGTAGTGGTGGTGAGTCTAGTGATGTTGATGCTGATAAGGATTTGAAGCGTTTGAAGTCTAACTTCGAGGATCTTTGTGATGAGGATAAGATACTTGTGTTCTACAAGAAGCTGTTGATTGAGTGGAAACAGGAGCTTGATGCTGTGGAGAACACTGAGAGGAGGACTGCTAAAGGAAAGAAGAATGTAGCCACTTTTAAGCAGTGTGCTAGGTACCTTACTCCTCTCTTCAACTTATGCAGGAAGAAGGTATAAAGCacaatcattttcttttttcttacaaGTTCTTGCTTTTGCTTGCTGTTTGGGTCTGAAACATTGTGTTAATGAGAACGCTCGTAAACTTGTTGTGTGAACTTATATAAGGTAGCAAATTGGTATGTAGATTATCTATGTTCTAATCGAATAAGCATACAAAACTATGTTGATCAAACTTAGTTTACTTAGTTTGGAAAAGGAGCACAAATGCACAAACGAGCTTTCAATAAGTCCAATGCTACATAGACAGTTAAGACGTAGAATCGCAAGTAGCACTCTGTTTCTTTACTAATTATATAAGAATGCACCTTGAAATATTTGTCATTGAAGCCTCTGTTATCTGCATTTAGTTAACTCTAGGTGCATACCTGTCTTATTAGGGTAGATTTACTCTTTGCATTGAAGTTTTGTGAGCTCTTATGTACTTAAAAGTTGCTGTGATGGCTTACAAATTGCAGGGTTTGCCATCTGATATTCGTCAAGCTTTAATGGTGATGGTTAAACACTGCATAAAGCGAGACTACCTAGCTGCAATGGATCACTACATCAAACTAGCCATAGGAAATGCACCATGGCCCATCGGTGTGACTATGGTTGGTATCCACGAACGTTCCGCGCGAGAGAAGATTCACACCAACAGTGTTGCTCACATCATGAACGACGAGACCACTCGCAAGTATCTCCAGTCAGTTAAAAGATTGATGACATTCTGCCAAAGACGTTACCCAACTATGCCTTCTAAAGCCGTTGAGTTCAACAGCTTAGCCAACGGAAGTGATTTACAGTCGTTGCTCGCTGAGGAGAGGCATTTTGGTGGTGATCGCGCACAAGTCTCGGAAGAGAGACTCCGCCTCATGCCTTCTCAGAACGACAGCTAGTGTTACATCTTTACTGTGCTTTGTTGTTTTAAACCATTCTCAGATAATTTACGAAACGTCAGAACTCTGTTGTTGCTATCTTATAGAGTATCTTCTTTAGTACATGTGGGTGGTTTGTTAAAACTGTGAGAACAACGTTTAAATTTGCATTTTCGATTGAATATCGTTGCGCCAACAAACAAAAGAGTTACAATGATGAAAAATCACAAAACAAAAGAGTTACAATGATGAAaaatcacaaaacaaaacattaatcATAAGCCAGAAAAAAAGTTGAGCAAATTGTAATCACTGTGTGGGTTTCTTATCATTTCTGTTGTTTTTCCTGAACTCTCTATTCTCTTCAGAGTATTGCTTCTTCACCATAAGGCTGCACATTGCTGCCCTCACAGCTTCTGCTGCAGCACTCATCACACTCTCTTCTATCGAAACTTTACCTTGCAAATGCTCCAACAGTGTTGTCCCTCCAGGAACCTGCTCGTCTTCAAGGACTGAAGATGGTTCAGCTTCAATGCGCGAGATGAGACGAACCCTTGTATAACCAG
It encodes:
- the LOC103836630 gene encoding N-terminal acetyltransferase B complex catalytic subunit NAA20 isoform X1; its protein translation is MTTIRRFSCNDLLRFTSVNLDHLTETFNMSFYMTYLARWPDYFHVAEAPGNRVMGYIMGKVEGQGESWHGHVTAVTVSPEYRRQQLAKKLMNLLEDVSDKIDKAYFVDLFVRASNTPAIKMYEKLGYIIYRRVLRYYSGEEDGLDMRKALSRDVEKKSVIPLKRPITPDELEYD
- the LOC103836630 gene encoding N-terminal acetyltransferase B complex catalytic subunit NAA20 isoform X4; the encoded protein is MGYIMGKVEGQGESWHGHVTAVTVSPEYRRQQLAKKLMNLLEDVSDKIDKAYFVDLFVRASNTPAIKMYEKLGYIIYRRVLRYYSGEEDGLDMRKALSRDVEKKSVIPLKRPITPDELEYD
- the LOC103836632 gene encoding pre-mRNA-splicing factor 18, translated to MDLLRQEILKKRQSLSEESGGKKFYKRSEIEQKKLQKLREEERREHELKAQRRAAAAAADNGGKSSIDSSAPGSSTASASTKSSASESAAIADSKSLTDEKNIETLTLPRQEVIRRLRILKQPVTLFGEDDQARLDRLKYVLKEGLFEVDSDVTDGQTNDFLRDISELKKRQKSGIMGDRKRKGRDERGREEGDRGETRDGELSSGGESSDVDADKDLKRLKSNFEDLCDEDKILVFYKKLLIEWKQELDAVENTERRTAKGKKNVATFKQCARYLTPLFNLCRKKGLPSDIRQALMVMVKHCIKRDYLAAMDHYIKLAIGNAPWPIGVTMVGIHERSAREKIHTNSVAHIMNDETTRKYLQSVKRLMTFCQRRYPTMPSKAVEFNSLANGSDLQSLLAEERHFGGDRAQVSEERLRLMPSQNDS
- the LOC103836630 gene encoding N-terminal acetyltransferase B complex catalytic subunit NAA20 isoform X3; amino-acid sequence: MSFYMTYLARWPDYFHVAEAPGNRVMGYIMGKVEGQGESWHGHVTAVTVSPEYRRQQLAKKLMNLLEDVSDKIDKAYFVDLFVRASNTPAIKMYEKLGYIIYRRVLRYYSGEEDGLDMRKALSRDVEKKSVIPLKRPITPDELEYD
- the LOC103836630 gene encoding N-terminal acetyltransferase B complex catalytic subunit NAA20 isoform X2; the protein is MTTIRRFSCNDLLRFTSVNLDHLTETFNMSFYMTYLARWPDYFHVAEAPGNRVMGYIMGKVEGQGESWHGHQLAKKLMNLLEDVSDKIDKAYFVDLFVRASNTPAIKMYEKLGYIIYRRVLRYYSGEEDGLDMRKALSRDVEKKSVIPLKRPITPDELEYD